The nucleotide window GGCGCCCGCGGCCTTCGCGACGGGCCGCGGTCGCCCGGTGTCCCGTGCGCGGTCGGCGCTCGGCCGGGTTCGGTAAGGGTCCGCCGGCCGCGCCGGTGCGGGTCGTGCCGGAGCTTGTCGTCGGCTTCCGCGCCGGCCCGCGCGGGCGGCTAGCCCCGGTGCACACGATGGCGTACGCGGCGCTCCTCGCGGCGGGCCGCGAGATGGAGCAGCCTGCGTTCATCGGGGTCGGTGCCGCCCCACACCCCGCTGTCCTGACCCATCGTCAGTGCCCAGTGCAGGCATTCGTCGGCGACCGGGCAGCCACGGCAGACCTGTTTGGCCGCCTCGGTCTGGAGCTGGGCCGGCACTCCGGTGCCGACCGGGAAGAACAGTTCCGGGTCCTCGTGCCGGCAGGCGGCACGGTCACGCCACGCCATGACGTCGTTCCTTCCAGGAGAGGGCGGGCGGGCTTCGGTCTCATCCACGTCTCCCCGCCGGCCGCCGCCCGGTCCGGTGGCAGCGGCGGGTGATGCGTCCCGGGGTACCCGCCGAACGCGTCATCATGCCTGCCACGCACGGGAGTTGGGGCGCGGCCCGACGCCCCCCCGGGCGAGCCGCATGGC belongs to Streptantibioticus cattleyicolor NRRL 8057 = DSM 46488 and includes:
- a CDS encoding WhiB family transcriptional regulator; this translates as MAWRDRAACRHEDPELFFPVGTGVPAQLQTEAAKQVCRGCPVADECLHWALTMGQDSGVWGGTDPDERRLLHLAARREERRVRHRVHRG